In Archocentrus centrarchus isolate MPI-CPG fArcCen1 chromosome 1, fArcCen1, whole genome shotgun sequence, the following proteins share a genomic window:
- the tk1 gene encoding thymidine kinase, cytosolic: MDFVDFPRVLPNSPRKARGQIQVIFGPMFSGKSTELMRRVRRFQVAQYNCLVIKYAKDTRYSDTGMATHDKNTMEAVPANSLRDVRSLALQACVIGIDEGQFFPDTVEFCEEMANLGKTIIVAALDGTFQRKPFGNILNLIPLAESVVKLHAVCMQCFKEAAYTKRIGAEKEVEVIGGADKYQAVCRRCYGGLMAEKENSSPFRNETPQHALTGKLTDNSISRKLFSSLHL, translated from the exons ATGGACTTCGTGGATTTTCCAAGAGTTCTACCAAATTCACCGAGGAAAGCCCGGGGACAAATTCAG GTCATCTTTGGACCGATGTTTTCAGGTAAAAG cACTGAACTGATGAGACGAGTGCGCCGTTTCCAGGTAGCCCAGTACAACTGCCTGGTGATCAAATATGCCAAAGACACACGGTATTCCGACACAGGCATGGCCACTCATGACAA AAACACAATGGAAGCTGTACCAGCAAACAGTTTGAGGGATGTGAGGTCTCTGGCGCTGCAAGCTTGTGTGATTGGAATTGATGAAGGACAGttt TTCCCAGACACTGTGGAGTTTTGTGAGGAGATGGCTAATTTGGGGAAGACAATCATTGTAGCTGCCCTGGATGGAACCTTCCAGAGAAAG CCATTTGGAAACATCCTGAACCTCATCCCTCTGGCAGAAAGTGTAGTGAAACTCCACGCAGTCTGCATGCAGTGTTTCAAAGAAGCTGCCTACACCAAGAGGATAGGAGCAGAGAAGGAG GTGGAAGTGATTGGTGGAGCTGACAAATATCAAGCGGTGTGTAGAAGGTGTTATGGAGGTCTgatggctgaaaaagagaacAGTTCTCCCTTCAGGAATGAGACTCCACAACATGCCCTAACAGGAAAACTCACTGACAACAGCATTTCCAGGAAGCTCTTCAGCTCTCTGCACCTCTAA